A stretch of Oncorhynchus mykiss isolate Arlee chromosome 26, USDA_OmykA_1.1, whole genome shotgun sequence DNA encodes these proteins:
- the LOC118936348 gene encoding uncharacterized protein LOC118936348 → MLPRKHTYVIISDHIETVRQAQVERISYIRTISQPITDLIDYNGTLPCRDMGQRLSDPVPEASHREKPKETQEHKDKPKEKRIPQALTFLQLFTLLSCVKVKKTPFDPSQSGDGRKGTTINDTNNNNDSDTGLDYSAGDVKRIKDKSKGKVGGEKHSIESQDHKCRTTQEKEKDIKQRPNSVFPEEQAKETQKKEKKKSIHPAVAALQLFTLFCCGGKVKLRKTRPSQNRQSRKDQDKDNASDTGSDLSGGDVTTKRVKDNSNGKVGREKDRIKVQLKIKGHPGK, encoded by the exons ATGTTGCCACGGAAACACACTTATGTCATAATATCAGACCACATTGAAACGGTCAGACAAGCTCAGGTAGAGCGCATTAGCTACATTCGAACGATCTCTCAACCTATAACTGATTTGATTGATTACAACGGTACACTACCTTGTCGTGACATGGGTCAGAGACTAAGTGACCCTGTCCCTGAGGCATCCCATAGGGAGAAACCAAAGGAGACACAGGAACATAAAGATAAACCCAAGGAGAAGAGGATCCCTCAAGCCCTGACCTTTCTTCAGCTGTTTACACTGCTGAGCTGCGTCAAGGTGAAGAAAACACCCTTTGATCCCTCCCAGAGTGGTGATGGGAGAAAGGGAACAACGATAAACGATACAAACAACAATAATGACTCTGATACTG GCTTGGACTACTCTGCAGGTGACGTGAAAAGGATCAAGGACAAGAGTAAAGGAAAGGTTGGAGGAGAGAAACATAGCATTGAATCTCAGGACCACAAATGCAGAACGACACAGGAAAAAGAAAAAGACATTAAACAAAGACCTAACTCG GTCTTCCCTGAGGAGCAAGCAAAGGAGACccagaagaaagagaagaagaagagcatCCATCCAGCTGTGGCGGCCCTGCAGCTGTTCACTCTCTTCTGCTGTGGTGGGAAAGTCAAGCTGAGGAAGACTCGTCCCTCTCAGAACAGACAGAGTAGAAAGGACCAGGACAAAGATAATGCATCTGATACTG GTTCAGACTTGTCTGGAGGTGATGTTACAACCAAAAGGGTCAAGGACAATAGTAATGGAAAGGTGGGCAGGGAGAAAGACCGGATTAAAGTTCAGCT GAAAATCAAAGGACACCCCGGCAAGTGA
- the LOC118944419 gene encoding uncharacterized protein LOC118944419 has product MLPRKHTYVIISDHIETVRQAQVERISYIRTISQPITDLIDYNGTLPCRDMGQRLSDPVPEASHREKPKETQEHKDKPKEKRIPQALTFLQLFTLLSCVKVKKTPFDPSQSGDGRKGTTINDTNNNNDSDTGLDYSAGDVKRIKDKSKGKVGGEKHSIESQDHKCRTTQEKEKDIKQRPNSVFPEEQAKETQKKEKKKSIHPAVAALQLFTLFCCGGKVKLRKTRPSQNRQSRKDQDKDNASDTGSDLSGGDVTTKRVKDNSNGKVGREKDRIKVQLKIKGHPGK; this is encoded by the exons ATGTTGCCACGGAAACACACTTATGTCATAATATCAGACCACATTGAAACGGTCAGACAAGCTCAGGTAGAGCGCATTAGCTACATTCGAACGATCTCTCAACCTATAACTGATTTGATTGATTACAACGGTACACTACCTTGTCGTGACATGGGTCAGAGACTAAGTGACCCTGTCCCTGAGGCATCCCATAGGGAGAAACCAAAGGAGACACAGGAACATAAAGATAAGCCCAAGGAGAAGAGGATCCCTCAAGCCCTGACCTTTCTTCAGCTGTTTACACTGCTGAGCTGCGTCAAGGTGAAGAAAACACCCTTTGATCCCTCCCAGAGTGGTGATGGGAGAAAGGGAACAACGATAAACGATACAAACAACAATAATGACTCTGATACTG GCTTGGACTACTCTGCAGGTGACGTGAAAAGGATCAAGGACAAGAGTAAAGGAAAGGTTGGAGGAGAGAAACATAGCATTGAATCTCAGGACCACAAATGCAGAACGACACAGGAAAAAGAAAAAGACATTAAACAAAGACCTAACTCG GTCTTCCCTGAGGAGCAAGCAAAGGAGACccagaagaaagagaagaagaagagcatCCATCCAGCTGTGGCGGCCCTGCAGCTGTTCACTCTCTTCTGCTGTGGTGGGAAAGTCAAGCTGAGGAAGACTCGTCCCTCTCAGAACAGACAGAGTAGAAAGGACCAGGACAAAGATAATGCATCTGATACTG GTTCAGACTTGTCTGGAGGTGATGTTACAACCAAAAGGGTCAAGGACAATAGTAATGGAAAGGTGGGCAGGGAGAAAGACCGGATTAAAGTTCAGCT GAAAATCAAAGGACACCCCGGCAAGTGA